A genomic region of Planktothrix serta PCC 8927 contains the following coding sequences:
- a CDS encoding sulfurtransferase TusA family protein — protein sequence MTETNTLTPDAQLDLRGTPCPLNFVRTKLRLEQMTPGSLLEVWLDTGEPIEQVPDSLTMAGYDIEQIKDCSDFFALQVRCPVTAR from the coding sequence ATGACAGAAACAAATACCTTAACACCGGATGCTCAATTAGATTTACGGGGAACACCTTGTCCCCTGAATTTTGTCCGCACGAAATTGCGCTTAGAACAGATGACACCGGGTTCGCTGCTAGAAGTGTGGTTAGACACTGGAGAACCTATTGAGCAAGTTCCTGATAGTTTGACGATGGCGGGATATGACATTGAGCAAATCAAAGATTGTTCTGACTTTTTTGCCCTTCAAGTTCGTTGTCCTGTAACCGCCAGATGA
- the dnaJ gene encoding molecular chaperone DnaJ, translating to MAGDYYEILGVSRDADTEELKRAYRRLARKYHPDVNKETGAEERFKEISRAYEVLKEPELRARYDRFGEAGVSTGAGGFDPNFTDPFTDIFESFFSGFAGGMGGNAQARKRTGPVRGDDLRLDLRLEFKEAIFGGEKEIRIKHLETCETCTGTGAKPGTRPQTCSTCGGSGQVRRATRTPFGSFTQVSVCPNCNGTGQMIEDKCSTCGGRGLNEVTKKLKINVPAGVDNGTRLRVANEGDAGKRNGPPGDLYVFLSVAPDPKFKRDGINILSDVKISYLQAILGFNFEVDTVDGPTKLTIPPGTQPGTVLTLENKGVPRLGNPVSRGDHLITVLVDIPTRVTPEERELLEQLIKIRGDRAGKGGIEGFLGNLFQQK from the coding sequence ATGGCAGGCGATTATTATGAAATATTGGGTGTCTCCCGCGACGCAGATACAGAAGAACTTAAGCGTGCCTATCGTCGCCTAGCTCGCAAATATCACCCAGATGTTAATAAAGAAACGGGCGCGGAGGAACGGTTTAAAGAAATTAGCCGCGCTTATGAAGTGTTAAAAGAACCGGAGTTGCGGGCGCGATATGACCGTTTTGGAGAAGCTGGGGTATCTACTGGTGCTGGTGGCTTTGACCCTAATTTTACTGATCCATTTACGGATATTTTTGAAAGCTTCTTCAGTGGATTTGCTGGAGGTATGGGGGGCAATGCCCAAGCTCGCAAGCGCACTGGCCCTGTTCGGGGGGATGACCTCCGTTTAGACCTGCGTTTAGAGTTCAAAGAAGCGATCTTTGGCGGGGAAAAAGAAATCCGCATTAAGCATTTAGAAACCTGTGAAACCTGTACCGGAACTGGGGCTAAACCAGGGACTCGTCCCCAAACTTGCTCTACCTGTGGCGGTAGTGGTCAAGTGCGTCGAGCGACTCGTACCCCTTTTGGCAGTTTTACTCAAGTTTCTGTGTGTCCCAACTGTAATGGTACGGGACAGATGATTGAAGATAAATGTTCCACCTGTGGCGGTCGGGGCTTAAATGAAGTCACGAAGAAACTTAAAATTAATGTTCCTGCTGGCGTAGATAATGGCACTCGTCTACGAGTCGCTAATGAGGGGGATGCCGGAAAACGCAATGGGCCACCTGGGGATTTGTATGTGTTTTTATCCGTAGCCCCTGATCCGAAATTTAAACGGGATGGGATTAATATTCTATCAGACGTCAAAATTAGCTATCTCCAGGCGATCCTGGGTTTTAACTTTGAGGTGGACACCGTTGATGGCCCGACAAAGTTAACTATTCCTCCGGGGACTCAACCCGGAACAGTATTGACCCTGGAAAATAAAGGGGTTCCTCGTCTGGGAAATCCAGTCAGTCGGGGAGATCATTTAATTACGGTTCTTGTCGATATTCCCACAAGGGTTACGCCTGAAGAACGGGAACTTCTGGAACAGTTAATTAAAATTCGGGGCGATCGCGCCGGAAAGGGGGGAATTGAAGGATTTCTCGGTAATTTATTCCAGCAAAAGTGA
- the dnaK gene encoding molecular chaperone DnaK, with product MGKVIGIDLGTTNSCVAVLEGGKPIVIANSEGGRTTPSIIGFGKYGDRLVGQLGKRQGVTNAENTVYSIKRFIGRRWEDTEEERSRVPYNCVKGKDNTVNVQIRNQVYTPQEISAMVLQKLKEDAEAYLGEMVTQAVITVPAYFTDAQRQATKDAGTIAGLDVLRIINEPTAAALSYGLDKQDQDQKILVFDLGGGTFDVSILQLGDGIFEVKSTAGNNHLGGDDFDNCLVQWMIQKFKATEGINLLTEKMALQRLREAAEKAKIELSNRNTTSINLPFITSDDSGPKHLELELSRGEFEGLVKHLVDSTIEPVIQSLKDANLQPNQVNRIILVGGSTRIPAVQQAISEYFGGRSPDRSVNPDEAVALGAAIQAGVLAGEVKDLLLLDITPLSLGLETLGGVFTKIIERNTTIPTSRSQMFSTAVDGQTSVEIHVLQGERAMAKDNKSLGKFLLNGIPTAKRGIPQIEVAFDLDANGILKVEAQDKGTGQAQSIEISNTGGLTEAEVERMRQEAEVYADEDEKRRMVADLKNQSETLFYNCKVTLKGNANLISDQLKERVRQEAAALKKAVASSTISYEEMKQQVESFQEMLYALGSAIYEQADQNPSSSSSFASGYSEFDASQEDAEDADDADDADDADDADDAEETSSELSLLNNSMIETTSGIDTFSDPDPGNPFTSQFTE from the coding sequence ATAGTTGTGTTGCAGTGTTGGAAGGCGGTAAACCGATTGTCATTGCCAATTCCGAAGGCGGACGAACCACTCCCAGTATTATTGGCTTTGGCAAGTATGGCGATCGCTTAGTCGGTCAATTGGGCAAGCGACAAGGGGTTACTAATGCTGAAAATACGGTTTACAGTATTAAGCGGTTTATCGGACGTCGATGGGAAGATACCGAAGAAGAACGCTCACGGGTTCCCTATAACTGTGTCAAAGGCAAGGACAACACCGTTAATGTCCAAATTCGCAACCAAGTCTACACCCCTCAAGAAATCTCGGCAATGGTGCTGCAAAAGCTCAAAGAAGATGCAGAAGCCTATTTAGGGGAAATGGTGACTCAAGCGGTGATTACAGTTCCAGCTTATTTTACCGATGCTCAACGACAAGCTACTAAGGATGCGGGAACCATTGCGGGTTTAGATGTCCTGCGAATTATTAACGAACCCACAGCCGCGGCCCTATCCTATGGTTTGGATAAACAAGATCAAGATCAGAAAATTCTGGTGTTTGACTTGGGAGGCGGTACCTTTGATGTCTCCATTCTGCAACTCGGTGATGGGATTTTTGAAGTCAAATCAACGGCGGGAAATAACCATCTCGGTGGAGATGATTTTGATAACTGTCTGGTGCAATGGATGATCCAAAAATTCAAAGCAACCGAAGGCATCAATCTATTAACGGAAAAAATGGCCCTGCAACGGTTACGAGAAGCCGCAGAAAAAGCCAAAATTGAGTTATCCAATCGCAACACAACCTCGATTAATTTGCCGTTTATTACCTCCGATGATTCCGGGCCCAAACATTTAGAACTGGAACTCAGTCGGGGCGAATTTGAGGGTTTAGTAAAGCATTTAGTAGACAGTACGATTGAACCCGTCATCCAATCCCTCAAAGATGCGAATTTACAGCCGAATCAAGTCAATCGGATTATTCTAGTCGGGGGGTCTACCCGGATTCCGGCGGTTCAACAAGCGATTAGTGAGTATTTTGGCGGTAGATCTCCTGATCGTTCGGTGAATCCTGATGAAGCGGTGGCTTTAGGCGCCGCCATTCAAGCGGGGGTGTTAGCGGGGGAAGTCAAAGATTTATTGTTATTAGATATTACTCCTTTGTCTTTAGGGTTAGAGACTTTAGGAGGAGTATTTACTAAGATTATTGAACGCAATACAACAATTCCCACCAGCCGTTCTCAAATGTTTTCCACCGCCGTTGACGGACAAACTTCTGTTGAAATTCACGTTCTCCAAGGGGAACGGGCGATGGCAAAGGATAATAAAAGTTTAGGAAAGTTTCTTTTGAATGGGATTCCCACAGCTAAACGGGGTATTCCTCAAATTGAAGTCGCCTTTGATCTTGATGCTAATGGAATTTTGAAAGTCGAGGCTCAAGATAAAGGCACAGGACAGGCACAAAGTATTGAAATTTCCAATACGGGAGGATTGACGGAAGCGGAAGTTGAACGGATGCGTCAAGAAGCGGAAGTTTACGCCGATGAAGACGAAAAACGGCGAATGGTTGCCGATCTGAAAAATCAGTCCGAAACCCTATTCTATAATTGTAAAGTGACCCTGAAAGGCAATGCCAACCTGATCAGTGATCAACTCAAAGAACGAGTCCGTCAAGAAGCTGCGGCCTTGAAAAAGGCGGTAGCCAGTTCCACTATCTCCTACGAGGAGATGAAACAACAGGTAGAATCGTTCCAAGAAATGCTGTATGCTTTGGGTTCGGCCATTTATGAACAAGCCGACCAGAATCCTTCCTCCTCTTCGTCTTTCGCTTCTGGGTATTCAGAATTTGATGCCTCTCAAGAAGACGCAGAAGATGCAGATGATGCAGATGATGCAGATGATGCAGATGATGCAGATGATGCAGAAGAAACAAGCAGCGAGTTATCGCTCTTAAACAACAGCATGATCGAGACTACCTCTGGAATAGACACTTTTTCTGATCCAGATCCTGGCAATCCTTTTACCTCTCAATTCACTGAATAA